One genomic segment of Paraburkholderia caffeinilytica includes these proteins:
- a CDS encoding GMC family oxidoreductase — METFDYIVAGGGSGGCTVASRLVEAGCSVLLLEAGPRDNHPFIHIPGTFIRVHGTRRTWMYRTDAQAHVNGREVFIPQGRTLGGGSSVNAMIYIRGQQQDYDDWAAAGAKGWSWADVLPVFRRAEGNRRLGAPLHGTDGPLKVSDGTHRHPLSVAFVNAAMEAGVPYTEDFNGAAQEGVGYYQTTTDAGRRCSAAVAYLGRVRERRNLSVRTGMEVERLVFEGRRAVGVIVRADDGSRHEFRCREEVVLSAGALATPKILMHSGVGDGVHLRELGLGVLHDLPGVGRNFQDHLAASVYARTREPISLLGHDRGMKALRHGLQYVTARRGLLTSNVIESGAFVDATGCGRPDVQFHVVPTLVGDVDRAPPEGHGLSLNPCALRPKSRGTLRLRSADPHDGFALDAGFLSDDDDLRVLVAGVRFARRIMRAPSLAWYLDGMLMLPNLDDDAIPQQVYEDYVRSVAKTVFHPVGTCRMGADPLAVVSPELQVRGLDGLCIGDASVMPLIVSGNTNAPTIMIGERCADFMHARRQARVRRAA; from the coding sequence ATGGAGACGTTCGACTACATCGTGGCGGGTGGCGGCTCCGGCGGCTGCACGGTCGCAAGCCGTCTCGTCGAGGCGGGCTGCAGCGTCCTGCTGCTGGAAGCCGGCCCGCGCGACAATCATCCGTTCATCCACATTCCGGGCACCTTCATTCGCGTGCACGGCACGCGCCGCACCTGGATGTACCGTACGGACGCGCAGGCGCACGTGAACGGCCGCGAGGTGTTCATCCCGCAGGGGCGCACGCTCGGCGGCGGCAGTTCCGTGAACGCGATGATTTACATCCGCGGCCAGCAACAGGATTACGACGATTGGGCTGCGGCGGGCGCGAAGGGGTGGAGTTGGGCCGATGTGCTGCCGGTGTTTCGCCGCGCCGAAGGCAACCGGCGTCTGGGTGCGCCGCTGCATGGCACTGACGGTCCGCTGAAGGTCAGCGACGGCACGCATCGCCATCCGCTGAGCGTCGCGTTCGTGAACGCAGCAATGGAAGCGGGTGTGCCCTATACGGAAGATTTCAATGGCGCGGCCCAGGAGGGCGTCGGCTACTACCAGACCACGACCGACGCAGGGCGCCGTTGCAGTGCCGCCGTGGCGTATCTGGGCCGCGTGCGCGAGCGGCGCAACCTCAGCGTGCGCACCGGCATGGAGGTCGAGCGGCTCGTCTTCGAGGGGCGCCGTGCGGTGGGCGTGATCGTGCGTGCCGACGACGGCAGCCGTCACGAATTCCGCTGCCGTGAAGAGGTCGTACTGAGCGCGGGCGCGCTCGCCACGCCGAAGATCCTGATGCATTCCGGTGTGGGCGATGGGGTGCATCTGCGCGAACTCGGGCTTGGCGTGCTGCACGATCTGCCCGGCGTCGGGCGCAACTTTCAGGACCACCTCGCGGCGTCGGTCTATGCGCGTACGCGCGAGCCGATAAGCCTGCTTGGACACGATCGCGGCATGAAGGCGTTGCGGCATGGCCTGCAGTATGTCACCGCGCGGCGCGGCCTGCTGACGTCGAACGTGATCGAGAGTGGGGCTTTCGTCGATGCGACCGGCTGCGGGCGTCCCGATGTGCAGTTCCACGTCGTGCCCACACTGGTTGGCGACGTCGACCGCGCGCCGCCCGAAGGCCATGGTCTCTCGCTGAATCCGTGCGCGTTGCGCCCGAAGTCGCGCGGCACGCTGCGCCTGCGCAGCGCCGACCCGCACGACGGCTTTGCACTCGACGCAGGTTTCCTCTCCGACGACGACGATCTGCGCGTGCTGGTGGCAGGCGTGCGTTTCGCCCGACGTATCATGCGCGCGCCTTCGCTGGCCTGGTATCTCGACGGCATGCTGATGCTCCCCAATCTCGACGATGACGCGATTCCGCAGCAGGTCTACGAGGACTACGTGCGCTCGGTGGCGAAAACGGTATTTCATCCGGTCGGCACTTGCCGGATGGGCGCCGATCCGCTCGCGGTTGTCTCGCCTGAACTGCAGGTGCGTGGGCTGGATGGACTGTGTATCGGCGATGCCTCGGTCATGCCGCTGATTGTGAGCGGCAATACCAACGCGCCGACCATCATGATCGGCGAACGTTGCGCCGACTTCATGCACGCGCGGCGGCAAGCACGCGTGCGGCGCGCGGCCTGA
- a CDS encoding MFS transporter produces MNLLSRSTFESARDWALYNRIARRILPFLFVLYIISFLDRVNVGFAKLQMAADIGLSDTAFGFGAGVFFIGYCLCEIPSNLMLQRLGAKFWIARIMVLWGIVSSCMLFVHSPNSFYVLRFLLGITEAGFYPGIVLYLTYWFPAYARSQAMAYFNLGIALAGVLGSPLSGWIMQTFAGVWGLAGWQWLFLLEGSPAILFGVVTYFYLDNGPGKVHWLSAEDNARVTGQLTAERASSERDGARHDFRAAFSNVGIWCLIVTNFTLLCGTYGVSFWMPQIVKNLGIRNLITTGLLAAVPFAVAAVVMIIVSKHSDRTKERRWHGTIATLLSAGGLAFSACFHAQPWLSLIGLSVAMAGGLSAFCVLWALPGILLTGQAAAAAIALMAMIGNLGGYASPFLIGWLRDRTGHLESGLYALAAATLVGAITMACVPQLRQRRRASGNARFGDTPV; encoded by the coding sequence ATGAATCTGCTTTCCCGCTCGACGTTCGAGTCCGCGCGCGACTGGGCGCTCTATAACCGGATCGCCCGCCGCATCCTGCCGTTCCTGTTCGTTCTGTACATCATTTCGTTTCTCGATCGCGTCAACGTCGGTTTCGCCAAGCTGCAGATGGCCGCCGACATCGGTCTGAGCGATACCGCGTTCGGCTTCGGCGCGGGCGTGTTCTTCATCGGCTACTGCCTGTGCGAGATTCCCAGTAACCTGATGCTGCAGCGCCTGGGCGCGAAATTCTGGATCGCGCGCATCATGGTTTTATGGGGAATCGTGTCGTCTTGCATGCTGTTCGTGCATTCTCCGAATTCGTTCTACGTGCTGCGCTTCCTGCTCGGTATTACCGAAGCAGGGTTTTATCCGGGCATCGTGCTGTATCTCACGTACTGGTTTCCGGCTTACGCGCGATCTCAGGCGATGGCGTATTTCAATCTTGGCATCGCACTCGCCGGCGTGCTCGGCAGTCCGCTTTCGGGCTGGATCATGCAGACTTTCGCGGGCGTGTGGGGACTCGCCGGCTGGCAGTGGCTGTTCCTGCTCGAAGGATCGCCTGCGATTCTGTTCGGCGTCGTCACGTACTTCTATCTCGACAACGGCCCGGGCAAAGTCCACTGGCTGAGCGCCGAGGACAATGCACGCGTGACCGGGCAACTGACGGCAGAGCGTGCGTCGAGCGAACGCGACGGCGCGCGCCACGATTTTCGCGCGGCGTTCTCGAACGTCGGCATCTGGTGTCTGATTGTCACGAATTTCACGCTGCTGTGCGGCACATATGGCGTGTCGTTCTGGATGCCGCAGATCGTGAAGAACCTCGGTATCCGCAACCTCATCACGACGGGCCTGCTCGCCGCCGTGCCGTTCGCCGTGGCCGCGGTCGTGATGATCATTGTGAGCAAGCACTCGGACCGTACCAAGGAGCGCCGCTGGCACGGCACGATTGCCACGCTGCTGTCGGCGGGCGGCCTCGCGTTCAGTGCCTGTTTTCACGCGCAGCCGTGGCTCTCGTTAATCGGCCTGAGCGTGGCGATGGCGGGAGGGCTTTCCGCGTTCTGCGTGCTGTGGGCGCTCCCGGGCATTCTGCTGACCGGCCAGGCCGCCGCTGCCGCGATCGCTCTGATGGCGATGATCGGCAATCTGGGCGGCTATGCGAGCCCATTTCTGATCGGCTGGCTGCGCGACCGCACCGGGCACCTCGAAAGTGGACTCTATGCGCTGGCCGCGGCGACGCTCGTCGGCGCGATTACGATGGCATGCGTGCCGCAACTGCGGCAGCGTCGGCGCGCGTCGGGGAACGCAAGGTTCGGCGATACGCCGGTTTGA
- a CDS encoding NAD-dependent succinate-semialdehyde dehydrogenase: MILNTPLLIDGTWRAGTHAQRATVRDPATGAALGELSLASEQDMVLALEAAKRGFDIWRKTSAYERAKVLGRAADLLRERAETIAQLITMEQGKPLAEARMEAGGAGDHVDWYAEEGRRAYGRVIPPRQRGARQIVLREPVGPVAAFSPWNFPVSQLVRKIAGALAAGCSIIAKGPEETPSSCIEMCRAFHDAGVPAGALNLLFGVPAEVSSFLIRSDVIRKVSFTGSVPVGRSLGALAAQHLKRCTLELGGHAPFIVCDDADIAAAAALGSGLKFRNAGQVCASPTRFFVQSGVYDAFVSAFSSQTAQLVVGAGAAVETQMGPLAHARRVDAMAGFVADARECGATVQVGGERVAGTDGFFFQPTVLTDVPDHARVMREEPFGPIATVLRFDTLDEVIARANALPYGLAAFAFTRSIATATRLADDLECGMVSINHFGLAAPETPFGGWKDSGYGSEGGSEGLDAYLQPKFVSQIGV; the protein is encoded by the coding sequence ATGATTTTGAATACTCCTTTACTGATCGACGGCACGTGGCGCGCCGGCACCCATGCGCAGCGTGCAACGGTGCGTGACCCCGCGACAGGCGCGGCGCTGGGCGAACTCTCACTCGCAAGCGAACAGGACATGGTTCTCGCGCTCGAAGCGGCAAAGCGCGGATTCGACATCTGGCGCAAGACCTCGGCGTATGAGCGTGCGAAAGTGCTGGGCCGGGCCGCCGACCTGCTGCGCGAGCGTGCTGAGACGATCGCGCAACTGATTACGATGGAGCAGGGCAAGCCGCTTGCCGAGGCGCGGATGGAAGCGGGCGGCGCGGGCGATCACGTCGACTGGTATGCGGAAGAAGGGCGGCGCGCTTATGGCCGGGTGATCCCGCCGCGCCAGCGCGGCGCGCGTCAGATTGTCCTGCGCGAGCCGGTCGGGCCGGTCGCGGCGTTCAGCCCGTGGAACTTTCCGGTCTCGCAGCTTGTGCGCAAGATCGCGGGTGCGCTAGCGGCAGGCTGCTCGATTATCGCGAAGGGACCGGAAGAAACGCCGTCGTCCTGCATTGAAATGTGCCGCGCGTTTCATGACGCGGGCGTGCCTGCTGGCGCGCTGAACCTGCTGTTCGGTGTGCCCGCCGAGGTCTCGTCGTTTCTGATCCGCTCGGACGTGATCCGCAAGGTGTCATTCACGGGCTCGGTGCCGGTTGGCCGCTCACTCGGCGCACTTGCCGCGCAGCACCTGAAGCGCTGCACCCTCGAACTGGGCGGCCACGCACCGTTCATTGTCTGCGACGACGCGGACATCGCGGCGGCCGCTGCACTCGGTTCGGGCCTGAAGTTCCGGAATGCGGGCCAGGTGTGTGCCTCGCCGACGCGCTTTTTCGTGCAGTCCGGCGTCTATGACGCGTTCGTCAGCGCGTTCTCCAGCCAGACCGCGCAGCTCGTGGTCGGCGCGGGTGCGGCGGTTGAGACGCAAATGGGCCCGCTCGCGCACGCACGCCGCGTCGACGCAATGGCCGGGTTCGTCGCCGACGCGCGCGAATGCGGTGCGACGGTGCAGGTGGGCGGCGAGCGCGTTGCGGGCACAGACGGCTTCTTCTTCCAGCCGACCGTGCTCACCGACGTGCCCGACCACGCACGCGTGATGCGTGAGGAACCGTTCGGCCCGATTGCAACGGTGCTGCGCTTCGACACGCTCGACGAAGTCATCGCGCGGGCCAACGCGTTGCCGTATGGGCTCGCCGCCTTCGCGTTCACGCGTTCGATCGCCACGGCCACGCGTCTTGCCGACGATCTCGAGTGCGGCATGGTTTCGATCAACCACTTTGGCCTCGCCGCACCCGAAACGCCGTTCGGTGGCTGGAAAGATAGTGGCTATGGCAGCGAGGGCGGCAGCGAAGGGCTTGATGCCTACCTGCAACCGAAGTTCGTCAGCCAGATCGGCGTCTGA
- a CDS encoding IclR family transcriptional regulator, whose amino-acid sequence MDEEKTKSGVKSVQMTFDILEGVVGAPDEIGVSELAVQLKTTKATVFRHLQTLLELGYLAQNPATSRYRPGMKAYLLSRAAASRIDLLGAAETSMRELREELGMSVVLSGLSARELTVLATVVGKAALEIGVRPGTSLALHANAQGYVALAFGHAELRAQLKKQELKAFTPHTVTAQTELDAIVRKTRERGYAVAFEVETLGISAVAAPILDSTACAVGALALVGSIQYIPKAPPAAIVDPLVRTALRISWNLGYKGSDLQQAQTGRPAKT is encoded by the coding sequence ATGGACGAGGAAAAAACCAAGAGCGGCGTCAAGTCGGTGCAAATGACGTTCGACATTCTGGAGGGCGTCGTCGGCGCCCCCGACGAGATCGGTGTGAGCGAACTGGCGGTGCAGTTGAAAACGACCAAGGCCACGGTCTTTCGCCATCTGCAGACGCTGCTGGAACTGGGCTATCTGGCGCAGAATCCGGCGACGTCGCGCTATCGTCCGGGCATGAAGGCGTATCTGCTGAGCCGGGCCGCGGCCTCGCGCATCGACCTGCTGGGCGCGGCGGAAACGTCCATGCGCGAGTTGCGCGAAGAGCTGGGAATGTCGGTCGTGCTTTCCGGGCTCAGTGCGCGCGAGCTGACCGTGCTCGCTACGGTGGTCGGCAAAGCCGCGCTCGAGATCGGTGTGCGGCCCGGCACGAGCCTCGCGCTGCACGCCAACGCGCAGGGCTATGTCGCGCTCGCGTTCGGTCATGCGGAGCTGCGCGCGCAATTGAAGAAGCAGGAGTTAAAGGCATTCACGCCGCACACCGTCACGGCGCAGACCGAACTCGACGCCATCGTGCGCAAGACACGCGAGCGAGGCTACGCCGTCGCCTTCGAAGTGGAAACGCTTGGCATCAGCGCGGTCGCGGCGCCGATCCTCGACAGCACGGCGTGCGCGGTCGGCGCGCTCGCACTCGTGGGCAGCATCCAGTACATTCCGAAAGCGCCGCCTGCGGCCATCGTCGATCCACTCGTGCGCACCGCCCTGCGCATCTCGTGGAATCTCGGTTACAAGGGCAGCGATCTGCAACAGGCGCAAACCGGCCGGCCGGCTAAAACCTGA